The following are from one region of the Carnobacterium gallinarum DSM 4847 genome:
- a CDS encoding YdeI/OmpD-associated family protein: MEIDQILELVNRSELRDWLEKNSDSANYCWVIVSIRPETGKLHYLDVVEEALCFGWIDGIKKKTHLGLVQRLSPRSKKSQWTELNKERVRRLEKLGLMTNSGRQVLPNMELTAFLIDKSIETKLKENSDVYVNFLAFPDLYKRIRIDTIQSNPKHSDLFEKRLIKFIENTKTNTLYGAWNDDGRLIDY; encoded by the coding sequence TTGGAAATAGATCAAATACTTGAGCTAGTCAATCGCTCAGAGTTACGTGATTGGTTAGAAAAAAACAGTGATTCTGCCAACTATTGTTGGGTAATTGTTAGCATTCGTCCCGAAACTGGGAAACTTCATTATTTAGATGTTGTGGAGGAAGCCTTATGTTTTGGGTGGATTGATGGGATTAAAAAGAAAACCCACCTTGGATTAGTTCAAAGATTAAGTCCTCGATCAAAAAAAAGTCAGTGGACTGAATTAAATAAAGAGCGCGTCCGCCGCTTAGAAAAATTAGGATTAATGACCAACTCTGGTCGTCAAGTACTACCTAATATGGAATTAACAGCTTTTTTAATTGATAAGAGTATTGAAACAAAACTAAAAGAAAATAGTGACGTTTATGTTAATTTTTTGGCATTTCCTGATTTATATAAACGAATCCGTATTGATACGATTCAAAGCAATCCTAAACATTCTGATTTATTTGAAAAAAGATTAATTAAATTTATCGAAAATACAAAAACGAATACTCTCTACGGTGCCTGGAACGACGATGGACGACTAATTGATTACTAA
- a CDS encoding glycoside hydrolase family 13 protein: protein MADLNWWQSAIVYQIYPRSFQDSNHDGIGDIQGIIQRLDYIQSIGINVIWLNPIFISPQIDNGYDISNYYGIDSIFGSLADVRELIQEAHQRQIKIIVDFVLNHTSDQHPWFQEALKGPDNLYREYYLWAEGKENNVAPNNWASFFGGSTWQKEPNGSEYYFHLFAKEMPDLNWANPEVQIAMLDIAKFWLNEGIDGFRLDAFIHLAKAEGYPDVAGVPPGELAIAEEYYANLPKVQEYLAKFVKALRCIKPDIFIVGEAASAEVDLAVQYTEPQANQCDSVITFRYFTEDESEKDSRLPLGMQPGKLDLVKFKETMVEWQEKLAHAGGPTLYWNNHDMPRLVSRFGDAQNYRKNSSKTLATVMYLQKGISFILNGEELGMENLAITSLADYEDPGAVDFYQQAQQLGYTESEILACLNASSKDASRGVMQWDNSPNSGFSTVKPWSGVNDELDYTVVDEEQSEDSILAYYRQLLALKKTDLFTKGDFELVETNDQTYGYIRSWEHEEALVLANMTGETVSLTVLDAANLQMDERLMQVGDSKLTKTAITLGPFSSFVMQTKK from the coding sequence ATGGCAGACTTAAATTGGTGGCAATCCGCAATCGTATATCAAATTTATCCAAGAAGTTTTCAAGATAGCAACCATGATGGCATCGGAGATATCCAAGGAATTATTCAACGATTAGATTATATTCAATCTATCGGAATTAATGTTATCTGGTTGAATCCAATTTTTATTTCTCCACAAATTGATAATGGGTATGATATTTCTAACTATTATGGAATTGATTCGATTTTTGGTAGCTTAGCAGATGTTAGAGAACTTATTCAAGAAGCGCATCAGCGTCAAATTAAGATAATAGTTGATTTTGTGTTAAATCATACATCCGATCAACATCCTTGGTTTCAAGAAGCATTGAAAGGTCCTGATAATTTATATCGAGAGTACTATTTATGGGCAGAGGGCAAAGAAAACAATGTAGCACCCAATAATTGGGCCTCATTTTTTGGTGGGTCAACATGGCAAAAAGAGCCTAATGGTTCGGAGTATTACTTTCATTTATTTGCCAAAGAAATGCCAGATTTAAATTGGGCTAATCCTGAAGTTCAGATTGCGATGCTTGATATTGCAAAATTTTGGTTAAATGAAGGAATTGATGGTTTTCGTTTAGATGCCTTTATTCATCTGGCCAAAGCTGAGGGGTATCCTGATGTGGCTGGCGTTCCACCGGGAGAACTTGCGATTGCAGAAGAATATTATGCAAACTTGCCGAAAGTACAGGAGTATTTAGCCAAATTTGTGAAAGCGTTACGATGTATTAAACCGGATATTTTTATTGTCGGTGAAGCAGCTTCAGCTGAAGTTGATCTAGCAGTGCAATACACTGAACCACAAGCCAATCAATGTGATTCAGTAATCACATTTCGTTATTTTACTGAAGATGAAAGTGAAAAAGATTCTCGGTTGCCTTTAGGAATGCAGCCGGGAAAACTAGATTTAGTTAAGTTTAAAGAAACCATGGTTGAATGGCAAGAAAAATTAGCCCATGCTGGCGGACCAACGTTATATTGGAACAATCATGATATGCCGCGCTTGGTCTCTAGATTTGGAGATGCTCAAAACTATCGCAAGAATAGTAGCAAAACGCTAGCAACCGTTATGTATTTGCAAAAAGGTATTTCTTTTATTTTAAATGGTGAAGAATTAGGCATGGAAAACTTAGCTATTACAAGCTTAGCAGACTATGAGGACCCAGGAGCTGTCGATTTCTATCAACAAGCACAACAATTAGGATATACAGAATCAGAAATTTTGGCTTGTTTGAATGCTAGTAGTAAAGATGCGAGCCGTGGCGTTATGCAATGGGATAATAGTCCAAACAGTGGATTTTCAACAGTTAAACCATGGAGTGGTGTCAATGATGAATTGGATTATACAGTTGTAGATGAGGAACAATCTGAAGACAGCATCTTAGCCTATTATCGTCAACTTTTAGCATTAAAAAAGACAGACTTATTTACAAAAGGTGATTTTGAATTAGTGGAAACCAATGATCAGACATATGGATATATTCGTAGTTGGGAACATGAAGAAGCGTTAGTTTTAGCCAATATGACCGGTGAAACAGTGTCATTAACTGTCTTAGATGCTGCTAATTTACAAATGGATGAACGACTCATGCAAGTTGGTGATAGTAAATTAACAAAAACAGCTATCACATTAGGACCGTTTAGTAGCTTTGTCATGCAAACAAAAAAATAA
- a CDS encoding LacI family DNA-binding transcriptional regulator → MATLTDVAKRANVSKMTVSRVINHPEQVTDELKELVFQAMKELDYRPNVAAKALANNRTQIIKFFILEEMDTTEPYYMNLLTGVAQELDKHHYTLQLVTKNNFDIGACDGYIITGMREKDYDWIERATKPVVLFGENHHGHDFVDTDNKAGTKKATEHAIAEGYSKIIFIGLDVKEPFEYSREAGYINTMQKEQRIPQIHRFENRSRYTAKFISDNWVDFPKGTVFVCGSDRLAIGIERSILKLGGKIPQEYGIIGFDGVFLDQIASPQLTTIKQHVIEMGVACAKMLLNKIAQNGAPQGNVLFDPELIIRESTVEPQDIDSF, encoded by the coding sequence ATGGCAACATTAACTGATGTGGCTAAACGAGCAAATGTTTCAAAGATGACCGTTTCACGAGTAATTAATCATCCAGAACAAGTAACAGATGAACTAAAAGAATTAGTATTTCAGGCAATGAAAGAATTAGATTATCGACCAAACGTAGCAGCTAAAGCGCTTGCTAACAATCGAACACAAATCATTAAGTTCTTTATTTTAGAAGAGATGGACACGACAGAACCTTATTATATGAATCTTTTAACAGGCGTTGCACAAGAATTAGATAAGCATCACTATACATTGCAATTAGTCACGAAAAATAATTTTGATATTGGTGCCTGCGACGGATATATTATAACGGGAATGCGTGAAAAGGATTATGATTGGATTGAACGAGCGACGAAACCAGTTGTGTTATTTGGTGAGAATCATCACGGTCATGATTTTGTTGATACTGACAATAAAGCAGGAACTAAAAAGGCCACAGAGCATGCTATTGCTGAAGGATATAGTAAAATAATTTTTATTGGCTTAGATGTTAAAGAACCTTTTGAATATTCTCGAGAAGCAGGGTATATTAATACGATGCAAAAAGAACAACGGATTCCACAAATTCATCGATTTGAAAATCGATCACGCTATACAGCAAAATTTATTAGTGATAATTGGGTGGACTTTCCTAAAGGAACGGTTTTTGTTTGTGGATCAGATCGTTTGGCGATTGGAATTGAACGAAGTATTCTAAAATTAGGAGGAAAGATTCCACAAGAATACGGCATTATTGGATTTGATGGAGTATTTTTAGATCAGATTGCTTCCCCGCAACTGACAACAATTAAACAACATGTTATTGAGATGGGAGTCGCGTGTGCGAAGATGCTACTAAATAAAATTGCTCAAAATGGTGCACCACAAGGCAATGTGCTATTTGATCCAGAGCTAATTATTCGGGAATCAACGGTGGAACCACAAGATATTGATAGTTTTTAA
- a CDS encoding glutamate-1-semialdehyde 2,1-aminomutase: MLKHTESDRLAGEADKVIVGGVNSPSRSFKGVGGGNPVTMIKGDGCYLYDVDGNRYIDYLAAFGPIITGFNHPHIVKAIKKAAETGVLFGTPTEHEITFAKMLTDAIPSMDKVRFTNSGTEAVMSTIRVARAFTNRELVVKFSGAYHGHFDLVLVEAGSGPSTLGASDSAGVTTGTAKEVLTVPFNQIEPFKAVMAKWGSQVAAVLVEPIIGNFGMVPPVPGFLEAVNDITHEHGALVIYDEVITNFRFHYGAAQDMLGVIPDLTAFGKSIGGGLPIGAYGGPKRIMDTVAPLGPAYQAGTMSGNPLSMQAGIACLEVLQEPGIYERMAHYAEQLRDALLVAGEKNNIPTIVNQIGGSLTVYFSEHPIFNYDDAKNTDSIRFGKFFKLMLDEGINLAPSKFEAWFLTIMHTQADIDATIVAINNAFAKLD; encoded by the coding sequence ATGTTAAAACATACGGAATCTGATCGTCTTGCTGGCGAAGCAGATAAAGTGATTGTTGGTGGAGTAAATAGCCCTAGTCGCTCTTTTAAGGGAGTTGGCGGTGGCAATCCAGTCACAATGATAAAGGGAGATGGATGTTATTTATATGATGTTGATGGTAATCGTTACATTGATTATTTAGCAGCCTTTGGTCCAATTATTACTGGCTTTAATCACCCTCATATTGTAAAAGCAATTAAAAAAGCTGCTGAAACAGGTGTTTTATTCGGAACACCAACTGAACATGAGATTACTTTTGCAAAAATGCTAACTGATGCAATTCCTTCAATGGATAAAGTCCGGTTTACCAATTCAGGAACAGAAGCTGTTATGTCGACAATTCGTGTAGCTCGTGCCTTTACTAATAGAGAGTTAGTTGTAAAATTTTCGGGAGCATACCACGGTCACTTTGACTTGGTACTTGTTGAAGCTGGTAGCGGTCCTTCAACCCTTGGTGCTAGTGACTCTGCGGGTGTAACTACTGGAACTGCAAAAGAAGTACTCACTGTTCCATTTAATCAAATTGAACCTTTTAAAGCTGTCATGGCTAAATGGGGATCGCAAGTTGCGGCTGTCTTAGTAGAGCCTATTATTGGAAACTTCGGTATGGTTCCTCCTGTTCCTGGCTTTTTAGAAGCCGTTAACGACATTACTCATGAACATGGTGCCTTAGTAATTTATGATGAAGTCATTACTAATTTTAGATTTCATTATGGAGCTGCCCAAGATATGTTAGGAGTTATTCCTGATTTAACTGCTTTTGGTAAATCGATTGGAGGTGGCTTACCAATCGGAGCTTATGGTGGGCCAAAACGTATTATGGATACTGTTGCACCATTAGGTCCTGCATATCAAGCTGGTACTATGTCAGGAAACCCACTTTCAATGCAAGCTGGAATTGCGTGTTTGGAAGTTTTACAAGAGCCAGGAATTTACGAACGAATGGCACATTATGCTGAACAACTACGTGACGCTTTGTTAGTTGCTGGTGAAAAAAATAATATTCCAACCATTGTCAATCAAATTGGTGGATCACTTACTGTCTATTTTTCTGAACATCCAATCTTCAATTATGATGATGCTAAAAATACGGATTCTATTCGTTTCGGTAAATTCTTTAAGTTAATGCTTGATGAAGGAATTAACTTAGCACCAAGTAAATTTGAAGCATGGTTCTTAACTATTATGCATACTCAAGCAGATATTGATGCAACAATTGTCGCAATTAACAATGCTTTTGCAAAATTAGATTAG
- a CDS encoding FUSC family protein translates to MKLGARTLKTGLAIAIALYVSGLIGIPSVTFAAISAIFAMQPSVKRSLQTLRDQTIGNVLGAGVAVVTVLTLGKQYLLIGFAAVILIAILNYLELDQVIGLATVTLIVVMTTSEESFMLYAVLRFSSTMIGILTAFVINSIFFPPKYEEKLYHVIDFATTEILKWIRASVRNNTEYPFLKKDLHWVRNQMTKMDFYYSLFKEEGGYSKKKRFQNLRKIVVYRQMISTTKAAYNLLKTMHNNENSFSNFPKELRVLIRERLETLLSAHEQILLKFNGRVPPNSVNFIANNRSLRKEFMDSFFDAANTDENFKDGYLQSNSVIHILSSILNYEEYLEHLNTLVTSYKGNHWNPTTDISNIENVEH, encoded by the coding sequence ATGAAATTAGGTGCCAGAACCCTCAAAACAGGGTTGGCCATTGCAATTGCACTATATGTTTCAGGGTTAATTGGAATTCCATCCGTAACCTTTGCAGCCATATCCGCAATTTTTGCCATGCAACCCTCTGTCAAACGTTCATTACAAACTTTAAGAGACCAAACAATTGGGAATGTTTTAGGAGCAGGTGTTGCTGTCGTTACTGTATTAACTTTAGGAAAACAGTATCTCTTAATTGGATTTGCTGCAGTTATCTTAATCGCTATTCTTAATTATTTAGAATTGGATCAAGTAATCGGATTAGCCACTGTGACATTAATTGTTGTGATGACAACTTCAGAAGAGAGTTTTATGCTTTACGCTGTACTTCGTTTTTCATCAACAATGATTGGAATCCTAACGGCCTTCGTAATTAATAGTATTTTTTTTCCACCAAAATATGAAGAAAAACTGTATCATGTGATTGATTTTGCTACTACTGAAATCCTAAAATGGATTCGTGCAAGCGTCCGGAATAATACTGAATATCCTTTTTTAAAAAAGGACTTGCATTGGGTCCGAAACCAAATGACTAAGATGGATTTTTACTATTCCCTTTTTAAAGAGGAAGGTGGCTATTCAAAAAAGAAACGTTTCCAAAATTTACGAAAAATAGTTGTTTATCGTCAAATGATTTCTACAACAAAAGCTGCTTATAATTTACTAAAAACCATGCATAATAATGAAAATTCATTTAGTAATTTCCCAAAAGAACTACGGGTCTTAATTCGTGAACGCTTAGAAACTTTATTGAGCGCTCATGAACAAATACTTTTAAAATTTAATGGACGAGTGCCACCTAATAGTGTGAATTTTATTGCCAATAACCGTTCACTTCGGAAAGAATTTATGGATTCTTTTTTTGATGCAGCAAATACAGATGAAAACTTCAAAGACGGCTATCTACAAAGCAATTCTGTTATTCATATTCTATCAAGTATTTTAAACTATGAAGAATATTTAGAACATCTAAATACTTTAGTAACCAGTTATAAGGGCAATCATTGGAATCCTACTACGGACATCTCAAATATTGAAAATGTTGAACATTAA
- a CDS encoding Fur family transcriptional regulator has protein sequence MKNSMVAHSIEKLKASNIRITPQRYAILEYLIESESHPTADEIYRALAERFPNMSVATVYNNLRLFTKIGFVQEMVYGDSSSRFDFTSTQHYHAICEECGKIVDIYYPGLDDVEVVASNLTGFEVSHHRMEMYGTCPDCLAKRKHESGSENSSITMSH, from the coding sequence ATGAAAAATTCAATGGTTGCCCATTCAATTGAAAAGCTAAAGGCCTCGAATATTCGTATTACGCCACAGCGTTATGCTATTTTGGAATATTTAATTGAATCTGAAAGCCACCCAACAGCAGATGAAATTTATCGTGCTTTAGCTGAACGTTTTCCTAATATGAGTGTTGCTACCGTTTATAACAATCTTCGCTTATTTACTAAAATCGGCTTTGTACAAGAAATGGTATATGGCGATTCTTCTAGTCGTTTTGATTTCACTTCAACTCAACATTACCATGCTATCTGCGAAGAATGTGGTAAAATTGTGGATATTTATTATCCTGGTCTAGACGACGTAGAAGTTGTTGCATCAAATCTAACTGGTTTTGAAGTATCCCATCATCGTATGGAAATGTATGGAACTTGTCCAGACTGTCTAGCAAAGCGTAAGCATGAATCAGGTTCAGAAAACTCTTCAATTACAATGAGTCATTAA